The Salvelinus fontinalis isolate EN_2023a chromosome 36, ASM2944872v1, whole genome shotgun sequence genome window below encodes:
- the LOC129835768 gene encoding chorion transcription factor Cf2-like isoform X3, whose translation MKLVERMPRVCKAVIKEKDSLQVSLADSEEEVPPEQQHCEQEWSPRLGQKDPETTQIKEEQEEVRTSQEEEQLQGLEADIIEFNFTPSFVKRECDLEDPLQSLTLPQTQTVENRDRDSKPVDTEPFGTVTHLKGFKIPCGPPDNQNIAYSHSSAICSDPVGLDSSPQLDPNPQLDLNPPMGELCTCPFCGKTFKQKGNLSMHMRIHTGEKPFSCGDCGKSFIQKGDLRRHILTHTGEKPFSCNFCCKSFNQKGDLRRHILTHTGEKPFSCDYCGKGFIRKEHLTAHIRTHTGEVSVSSRT comes from the exons atgaagctggttgagagaatgccaagagtgtgcaaagctgtcatcaaggaaaagg acTCCCTGCAAGTCTCTCTCGCTGACTCTGAAGAGGAGGTTCCCCCTGAACAGCAGCACTGTGAGCAGGAGTGGAGTCCCAGGCTGGGACAGAAGGACCCAGAGACCACACAGAttaaagaggaacaggaggaagtcaggaccagtcaggaggaagagcagcttcaaGGGCTGGAGGCTGATATCATAGAGTTTAATTTCACTCCATCCTTTGTGAAAAGGGAATGTGATCTGGAGGACCCACTTCAGTCCTTGACTCTTCCCCAAACCCAGACTgtggagaacagagacagagactctaAACCAGTAGATACTGAACCTTTTGGCACTGTGACCCACCTAAAAGGTTTCAAAATTCCTTGTGGCCCTCCAGATAATCAGAACATTGCTTACAGCCACAGTTCAGCCATATGCAGCGACCCAGTAGGACTTGATAGCAGCCCACAATTGGATCCCAACCCACAATTGGATCTTAATCCACCAATGGGGGAACTCTGCACCTGCCCCTTTTGTGGCAAGACCTTCAAACAAAAAGGAAATCTGTCCATGCACATGaggattcacacaggagagaaaccatttagctgtggtgactgtgggaaaagctttATTCAGAAGGGGGACCTAAGGAGACATAtactgactcacacaggagagaaaccattcaGTTGTAATTTTTGCTGTAAAAGCTTCAATCAGAAAGGGGACCTAAGGAGACATATcctgactcacacaggagagaaaccatttagctgtgatTACTGTGGTAAAGGATTCATTCGCAAGGAGCACCTAACTGCACATATACGGACTCACACAGGAGAAGTGTCGGTCTCAAGCAGAACCTAA